Proteins encoded together in one Hemiscyllium ocellatum isolate sHemOce1 chromosome 9, sHemOce1.pat.X.cur, whole genome shotgun sequence window:
- the LOC132818954 gene encoding torsin-1A-interacting protein 2-like isoform X6: MDHQLEVGSEKKPEQRSQMLEVVSEHQPEQRSQVQQGDENNLQQQAKLDNRSVTGEGKQDTMGSAQKKEGTECTLRHLQSPKWRQDEQLIVEEEENQVENRLRPEQRSDVLEDNEPNLQQQAKLDNQSDTDEENQVVSEHRPEQRSQGQNGDENNLQQKTKLDSQCDTVVSEHRPEQRSQEQDGDENNLQQKTKLDSQCGTVISEHRFEQRSQGQEGDEDNLLQQAMLDNQSIIGEEIQDAMDSAQLQKEGTECTLRHLQSPICRQDEQLNEEEEEIHVENRLRPEQRSDVLEDNEPKLQQQAKLDNQSDTDEENQVVSEHRPEQRSQGQNGDENNLQQKTKLDSQSDTDETCEGMSSSNVQPPRSIQDAQLHQDEEKNQVENVVSEHRPEQRSQGQDANENNLQQKAKLDNQSDTVVSEHRPEQRSQEQDGDENNLQQKTKLDSQCGTVISEHRFEQRSQGQEGDEDNLLQQAMLDNQSIIGEEIQDAMDSAQLQKEGTECTLRHLQSPICRQDEQLNEEEEEIHVENRLRPEQSSEAQEGYEPNLQQQAKLDNQSHTDEKNQGETCEGILLSNVQSPVCRQDGQLQQDEAKTHVENGQWSIYLAAVLLVPVACIMLNFLNQQESEVVENKLNIFLQNFDNVQKSFPNQDEQLWKKSRIMLQKHINMTVHSEPSILMFAAAWNANETMHCLTDRIAEAYASAFNSRFLKIEGSSKKFLNSDKVKLDLDNQLTSWFGAGSKSAVIHHFQDLPPPSTLLFYKYCDHENAAFKDVSLLITVLVDEEKLDPNLSFSLLEERVYDFLMTKFSISSQTGQYNTLDIDKFSGLWSRIAHVILPVLPEKDIEKNGCKHK, translated from the exons TTGTCTCAGAACACCAACCTGAACAGAGATCTCAGGTGCAGCAAGGTGATGAGAACAACCTGCAGCAGCAGGCCAAGTTGGATAATCGAAGTGTCACTGGTGAGGGAAAGCAAG ATACCATGGGCTCTGCGCAGAAGAAGGAGGGCACGGAATGTACTTTGAGACATTTGCAATCTCCAAAATGGAGACAGGATGAACAATTAATTGTGGAAGAAGAGGAAAATCAAGTTGAAAATA GACTCAGACCTGAACAGAGATCTGATGTACTCGAAGATAATGAGCCAAACCTACAGCAGCAGGCCAAGTTGGATAATCAAAGTGACACTGATGAGGAAAATCAAG TTGTCTCAGAACACAGACCTGAACAGAGATCTCAGGGGCAGAATGGTGATGAGAACAACCTACAGCAGAAGACCAAGTTGGATAGTCAATGTGACACTG TTGTCTCAGAACACAGACCTGAACAGAGATCTCAAGAGCAGGATGGTGATGAGAACAACCTACAGCAGAAGACCAAGTTGGATAGTCAGTGTGGTACTG TTATCTCGGAACACAGATTTGAACAGAGATCTCAGGGGCAGGAAGGTGATGAGGACAACCTGCTGCAGCAGGCCATGTTGGATAATCAAAGCATCATTGGTGAGGAAATACAAG ATGCCATGGACTCTGCCCAGCTGCAGAAAGAGGGCACGGAATGTACTCTGAGACATTTGCAGTCTCCAATATGCAGACAGGATGAACAATTAAATGAGGAAGAAGAGGAAATTCATGTCGAAAATA GACTCAGACCTGAACAGAGATCTGATGTACTCGAAGATAATGAGCCGAAACTACAGCAGCAGGCCAAGTTGGATAATCAAAGTGACACTGATGAGGAAAATCAAG TTGTCTCAGAACACAGACCTGAACAGAGATCTCAGGGGCAGAATGGTGATGAGAACAACCTACAGCAGAAGACCAAGTTGGATAGTCAATCTGACACTG ATGAAACATGCGAGGGGATGTCATCATCAAATGTGCAACCTCCAAGGTCCATTCAGGATGCACAGTTACATCAGGATGAAGAGAAAAATCAAGTTGAAAATG TTGTCTCAGAACACAGACCTGAACAGAGATCTCAGGGACAGGATGCTAATGAAAACAACCTGCAGCAGAAGGCCAAGTTGGATAATCAAAGTGACACTG TTGTCTCAGAACACAGACCTGAACAGAGATCTCAAGAGCAGGATGGTGATGAGAACAACCTACAGCAGAAGACCAAGTTGGATAGTCAGTGTGGTACTG TTATCTCGGAACACAGATTTGAACAGAGATCTCAGGGGCAGGAAGGTGATGAGGACAACCTGCTGCAGCAGGCCATGTTGGATAATCAAAGCATCATTGGTGAGGAAATACAAG ATGCCATGGACTCTGCCCAGCTGCAGAAAGAGGGCACGGAATGTACTCTGAGACATTTGCAGTCTCCAATATGCAGACAGGATGAACAATTAAATGAGGAAGAAGAGGAAATTCATGTCGAAAATA GACTCAGACCTGAACAGAGCTCTGAAGCACAAGAAGGTTATGAGCCGAACCTACAGCAGCAGGCCAAGTTGGATAATCAAAGTCACACTGATGAGAAAAATCAAG GTGAAACATGTGAGGGGATATTATTATCAAATGTGCAATCTCCAGTATGCAGACAGGATGGACAATTACAACAGGATGAAGCAAAAACTCACGTTGAAAATG GGCAATGGTCCATTTACTTGGCAGCAGTTTTGTTGGTTCCAGTCGCCTGTATCATGTTGAATTTTCTGAATCAGCAAGAGTCTGAAGTTGTGGAAAATAAGCTCAACATATTCTTACAGAATTTTGACAACGTGCAGAAGAGTTTTCCAAATCAAGATGAACAATTGTGGAAAAAAAGCAGGATAATGTTGCAGAAACATATTAACATGACTGTCCATTCTGAGCCATCCATTTTAATGTTTGCAGCTGcttggaatgcaaatgaaaccATGCATTGCCTCACAGACAGAATTGCTGAAGCTTATGCTtcagctttcaattccaggtttCTGAAAATTGAGGGATCTAGTAAAAAGTTTTTAAACAGCGATAAAGTGAAGCTAGATCTAGATAACCAACTAACTTCTTGGTTTGGTGCGGGTAGCAAGTCAGCTGTTATTCATCActtccaggatctgccacctccatctacccttcTATTCTACAAATATTGTGATCATGAAAATGCAGCCTTCAAGGATGTATCCCTCTTAATCACAGTTTTAGTGGATGAGGAAAAATTAGACCCAAATTTAAGCTTCAGTCTTCTGGAGGAAAGAGTCTATGATTTTCTTATGACAAAATTTTCTATCTCCAGTCAGACTGGGCAATATAATACCCTGGATATTGACAAATTCAGTGGATTGTGGAGTCGAATTGCACACGTCATATTACCCGTCCTACCTGAAAAAGATATTGAAAAGAATGGCTGCAAACATAAGTGA
- the LOC132818954 gene encoding torsin-1A-interacting protein 2-like isoform X7, whose amino-acid sequence MLEVVSEHQPEQRSQVQQGDENNLQQQAKLDNRSVTGEGKQDTMGSAQKKEGTECTLRHLQSPKWRQDEQLIVEEEENQVENRLRPEQRSDVLEDNEPNLQQQAKLDNQSDTDEENQVVSEHRPEQRSQGQNGDENNLQQKTKLDSQCDTVVSEHRPEQRSQEQDGDENNLQQKTKLDSQCGTVISEHRFEQRSQGQEGDEDNLLQQAMLDNQSIIGEEIQDAMDSAQLQKEGTECTLRHLQSPICRQDEQLNEEEEEIHVENRLRPEQRSDVLEDNEPKLQQQAKLDNQSDTDEENQVVSEHRPEQRSQGQNGDENNLQQKTKLDSQSDTDETCEGMSSSNVQPPRSIQDAQLHQDEEKNQVENVVSEHRPEQRSQGQDANENNLQQKAKLDNQSDTVVSEHRPEQRSQEQDGDENNLQQKTKLDSQCGTVISEHRFEQRSQGQEGDEDNLLQQAMLDNQSIIGEEIQDAMDSAQLQKEGTECTLRHLQSPICRQDEQLNEEEEEIHVENRLRPEQSSEAQEGYEPNLQQQAKLDNQSHTDEKNQGETCEGILLSNVQSPVCRQDGQLQQDEAKTHVENGQWSIYLAAVLLVPVACIMLNFLNQQESEVVENKLNIFLQNFDNVQKSFPNQDEQLWKKSRIMLQKHINMTVHSEPSILMFAAAWNANETMHCLTDRIAEAYASAFNSRFLKIEGSSKKFLNSDKVKLDLDNQLTSWFGAGSKSAVIHHFQDLPPPSTLLFYKYCDHENAAFKDVSLLITVLVDEEKLDPNLSFSLLEERVYDFLMTKFSISSQTGQYNTLDIDKFSGLWSRIAHVILPVLPEKDIEKNGCKHK is encoded by the exons TTGTCTCAGAACACCAACCTGAACAGAGATCTCAGGTGCAGCAAGGTGATGAGAACAACCTGCAGCAGCAGGCCAAGTTGGATAATCGAAGTGTCACTGGTGAGGGAAAGCAAG ATACCATGGGCTCTGCGCAGAAGAAGGAGGGCACGGAATGTACTTTGAGACATTTGCAATCTCCAAAATGGAGACAGGATGAACAATTAATTGTGGAAGAAGAGGAAAATCAAGTTGAAAATA GACTCAGACCTGAACAGAGATCTGATGTACTCGAAGATAATGAGCCAAACCTACAGCAGCAGGCCAAGTTGGATAATCAAAGTGACACTGATGAGGAAAATCAAG TTGTCTCAGAACACAGACCTGAACAGAGATCTCAGGGGCAGAATGGTGATGAGAACAACCTACAGCAGAAGACCAAGTTGGATAGTCAATGTGACACTG TTGTCTCAGAACACAGACCTGAACAGAGATCTCAAGAGCAGGATGGTGATGAGAACAACCTACAGCAGAAGACCAAGTTGGATAGTCAGTGTGGTACTG TTATCTCGGAACACAGATTTGAACAGAGATCTCAGGGGCAGGAAGGTGATGAGGACAACCTGCTGCAGCAGGCCATGTTGGATAATCAAAGCATCATTGGTGAGGAAATACAAG ATGCCATGGACTCTGCCCAGCTGCAGAAAGAGGGCACGGAATGTACTCTGAGACATTTGCAGTCTCCAATATGCAGACAGGATGAACAATTAAATGAGGAAGAAGAGGAAATTCATGTCGAAAATA GACTCAGACCTGAACAGAGATCTGATGTACTCGAAGATAATGAGCCGAAACTACAGCAGCAGGCCAAGTTGGATAATCAAAGTGACACTGATGAGGAAAATCAAG TTGTCTCAGAACACAGACCTGAACAGAGATCTCAGGGGCAGAATGGTGATGAGAACAACCTACAGCAGAAGACCAAGTTGGATAGTCAATCTGACACTG ATGAAACATGCGAGGGGATGTCATCATCAAATGTGCAACCTCCAAGGTCCATTCAGGATGCACAGTTACATCAGGATGAAGAGAAAAATCAAGTTGAAAATG TTGTCTCAGAACACAGACCTGAACAGAGATCTCAGGGACAGGATGCTAATGAAAACAACCTGCAGCAGAAGGCCAAGTTGGATAATCAAAGTGACACTG TTGTCTCAGAACACAGACCTGAACAGAGATCTCAAGAGCAGGATGGTGATGAGAACAACCTACAGCAGAAGACCAAGTTGGATAGTCAGTGTGGTACTG TTATCTCGGAACACAGATTTGAACAGAGATCTCAGGGGCAGGAAGGTGATGAGGACAACCTGCTGCAGCAGGCCATGTTGGATAATCAAAGCATCATTGGTGAGGAAATACAAG ATGCCATGGACTCTGCCCAGCTGCAGAAAGAGGGCACGGAATGTACTCTGAGACATTTGCAGTCTCCAATATGCAGACAGGATGAACAATTAAATGAGGAAGAAGAGGAAATTCATGTCGAAAATA GACTCAGACCTGAACAGAGCTCTGAAGCACAAGAAGGTTATGAGCCGAACCTACAGCAGCAGGCCAAGTTGGATAATCAAAGTCACACTGATGAGAAAAATCAAG GTGAAACATGTGAGGGGATATTATTATCAAATGTGCAATCTCCAGTATGCAGACAGGATGGACAATTACAACAGGATGAAGCAAAAACTCACGTTGAAAATG GGCAATGGTCCATTTACTTGGCAGCAGTTTTGTTGGTTCCAGTCGCCTGTATCATGTTGAATTTTCTGAATCAGCAAGAGTCTGAAGTTGTGGAAAATAAGCTCAACATATTCTTACAGAATTTTGACAACGTGCAGAAGAGTTTTCCAAATCAAGATGAACAATTGTGGAAAAAAAGCAGGATAATGTTGCAGAAACATATTAACATGACTGTCCATTCTGAGCCATCCATTTTAATGTTTGCAGCTGcttggaatgcaaatgaaaccATGCATTGCCTCACAGACAGAATTGCTGAAGCTTATGCTtcagctttcaattccaggtttCTGAAAATTGAGGGATCTAGTAAAAAGTTTTTAAACAGCGATAAAGTGAAGCTAGATCTAGATAACCAACTAACTTCTTGGTTTGGTGCGGGTAGCAAGTCAGCTGTTATTCATCActtccaggatctgccacctccatctacccttcTATTCTACAAATATTGTGATCATGAAAATGCAGCCTTCAAGGATGTATCCCTCTTAATCACAGTTTTAGTGGATGAGGAAAAATTAGACCCAAATTTAAGCTTCAGTCTTCTGGAGGAAAGAGTCTATGATTTTCTTATGACAAAATTTTCTATCTCCAGTCAGACTGGGCAATATAATACCCTGGATATTGACAAATTCAGTGGATTGTGGAGTCGAATTGCACACGTCATATTACCCGTCCTACCTGAAAAAGATATTGAAAAGAATGGCTGCAAACATAAGTGA
- the LOC132818954 gene encoding torsin-1A-interacting protein 2-like isoform X8, whose translation MGSAQKKEGTECTLRHLQSPKWRQDEQLIVEEEENQVENRLRPEQRSDVLEDNEPNLQQQAKLDNQSDTDEENQVVSEHRPEQRSQGQNGDENNLQQKTKLDSQCDTVVSEHRPEQRSQEQDGDENNLQQKTKLDSQCGTVISEHRFEQRSQGQEGDEDNLLQQAMLDNQSIIGEEIQDAMDSAQLQKEGTECTLRHLQSPICRQDEQLNEEEEEIHVENRLRPEQRSDVLEDNEPKLQQQAKLDNQSDTDEENQVVSEHRPEQRSQGQNGDENNLQQKTKLDSQSDTDETCEGMSSSNVQPPRSIQDAQLHQDEEKNQVENVVSEHRPEQRSQGQDANENNLQQKAKLDNQSDTVVSEHRPEQRSQEQDGDENNLQQKTKLDSQCGTVISEHRFEQRSQGQEGDEDNLLQQAMLDNQSIIGEEIQDAMDSAQLQKEGTECTLRHLQSPICRQDEQLNEEEEEIHVENRLRPEQSSEAQEGYEPNLQQQAKLDNQSHTDEKNQGETCEGILLSNVQSPVCRQDGQLQQDEAKTHVENGQWSIYLAAVLLVPVACIMLNFLNQQESEVVENKLNIFLQNFDNVQKSFPNQDEQLWKKSRIMLQKHINMTVHSEPSILMFAAAWNANETMHCLTDRIAEAYASAFNSRFLKIEGSSKKFLNSDKVKLDLDNQLTSWFGAGSKSAVIHHFQDLPPPSTLLFYKYCDHENAAFKDVSLLITVLVDEEKLDPNLSFSLLEERVYDFLMTKFSISSQTGQYNTLDIDKFSGLWSRIAHVILPVLPEKDIEKNGCKHK comes from the exons ATGGGCTCTGCGCAGAAGAAGGAGGGCACGGAATGTACTTTGAGACATTTGCAATCTCCAAAATGGAGACAGGATGAACAATTAATTGTGGAAGAAGAGGAAAATCAAGTTGAAAATA GACTCAGACCTGAACAGAGATCTGATGTACTCGAAGATAATGAGCCAAACCTACAGCAGCAGGCCAAGTTGGATAATCAAAGTGACACTGATGAGGAAAATCAAG TTGTCTCAGAACACAGACCTGAACAGAGATCTCAGGGGCAGAATGGTGATGAGAACAACCTACAGCAGAAGACCAAGTTGGATAGTCAATGTGACACTG TTGTCTCAGAACACAGACCTGAACAGAGATCTCAAGAGCAGGATGGTGATGAGAACAACCTACAGCAGAAGACCAAGTTGGATAGTCAGTGTGGTACTG TTATCTCGGAACACAGATTTGAACAGAGATCTCAGGGGCAGGAAGGTGATGAGGACAACCTGCTGCAGCAGGCCATGTTGGATAATCAAAGCATCATTGGTGAGGAAATACAAG ATGCCATGGACTCTGCCCAGCTGCAGAAAGAGGGCACGGAATGTACTCTGAGACATTTGCAGTCTCCAATATGCAGACAGGATGAACAATTAAATGAGGAAGAAGAGGAAATTCATGTCGAAAATA GACTCAGACCTGAACAGAGATCTGATGTACTCGAAGATAATGAGCCGAAACTACAGCAGCAGGCCAAGTTGGATAATCAAAGTGACACTGATGAGGAAAATCAAG TTGTCTCAGAACACAGACCTGAACAGAGATCTCAGGGGCAGAATGGTGATGAGAACAACCTACAGCAGAAGACCAAGTTGGATAGTCAATCTGACACTG ATGAAACATGCGAGGGGATGTCATCATCAAATGTGCAACCTCCAAGGTCCATTCAGGATGCACAGTTACATCAGGATGAAGAGAAAAATCAAGTTGAAAATG TTGTCTCAGAACACAGACCTGAACAGAGATCTCAGGGACAGGATGCTAATGAAAACAACCTGCAGCAGAAGGCCAAGTTGGATAATCAAAGTGACACTG TTGTCTCAGAACACAGACCTGAACAGAGATCTCAAGAGCAGGATGGTGATGAGAACAACCTACAGCAGAAGACCAAGTTGGATAGTCAGTGTGGTACTG TTATCTCGGAACACAGATTTGAACAGAGATCTCAGGGGCAGGAAGGTGATGAGGACAACCTGCTGCAGCAGGCCATGTTGGATAATCAAAGCATCATTGGTGAGGAAATACAAG ATGCCATGGACTCTGCCCAGCTGCAGAAAGAGGGCACGGAATGTACTCTGAGACATTTGCAGTCTCCAATATGCAGACAGGATGAACAATTAAATGAGGAAGAAGAGGAAATTCATGTCGAAAATA GACTCAGACCTGAACAGAGCTCTGAAGCACAAGAAGGTTATGAGCCGAACCTACAGCAGCAGGCCAAGTTGGATAATCAAAGTCACACTGATGAGAAAAATCAAG GTGAAACATGTGAGGGGATATTATTATCAAATGTGCAATCTCCAGTATGCAGACAGGATGGACAATTACAACAGGATGAAGCAAAAACTCACGTTGAAAATG GGCAATGGTCCATTTACTTGGCAGCAGTTTTGTTGGTTCCAGTCGCCTGTATCATGTTGAATTTTCTGAATCAGCAAGAGTCTGAAGTTGTGGAAAATAAGCTCAACATATTCTTACAGAATTTTGACAACGTGCAGAAGAGTTTTCCAAATCAAGATGAACAATTGTGGAAAAAAAGCAGGATAATGTTGCAGAAACATATTAACATGACTGTCCATTCTGAGCCATCCATTTTAATGTTTGCAGCTGcttggaatgcaaatgaaaccATGCATTGCCTCACAGACAGAATTGCTGAAGCTTATGCTtcagctttcaattccaggtttCTGAAAATTGAGGGATCTAGTAAAAAGTTTTTAAACAGCGATAAAGTGAAGCTAGATCTAGATAACCAACTAACTTCTTGGTTTGGTGCGGGTAGCAAGTCAGCTGTTATTCATCActtccaggatctgccacctccatctacccttcTATTCTACAAATATTGTGATCATGAAAATGCAGCCTTCAAGGATGTATCCCTCTTAATCACAGTTTTAGTGGATGAGGAAAAATTAGACCCAAATTTAAGCTTCAGTCTTCTGGAGGAAAGAGTCTATGATTTTCTTATGACAAAATTTTCTATCTCCAGTCAGACTGGGCAATATAATACCCTGGATATTGACAAATTCAGTGGATTGTGGAGTCGAATTGCACACGTCATATTACCCGTCCTACCTGAAAAAGATATTGAAAAGAATGGCTGCAAACATAAGTGA
- the LOC132818954 gene encoding torsin-1A-interacting protein 2-like isoform X3 gives MDHQLEVGSEKKPEQRSQMLEVVSEHKPEQRSQEQNGDENNLQQKTKLDSQCDTVVSEHQPEQRSQVQQGDENNLQQQAKLDNRSVTGEGKQDTMGSAQKKEGTECTLRHLQSPKWRQDEQLIVEEEENQVENRLRPEQRSDVLEDNEPNLQQQAKLDNQSDTDEENQVVSEHRPEQRSQGQNGDENNLQQKTKLDSQCDTVVSEHRPEQRSQEQDGDENNLQQKTKLDSQCGTVISEHRFEQRSQGQEGDEDNLLQQAMLDNQSIIGEEIQDAMDSAQLQKEGTECTLRHLQSPICRQDEQLNEEEEEIHVENRLRPEQRSDVLEDNEPKLQQQAKLDNQSDTDEENQVVSEHRPEQRSQGQNGDENNLQQKTKLDSQSDTDETCEGMSSSNVQPPRSIQDAQLHQDEEKNQVENVVSEHRPEQRSQGQDANENNLQQKAKLDNQSDTVVSEHRPEQRSQEQDGDENNLQQKTKLDSQCGTVISEHRFEQRSQGQEGDEDNLLQQAMLDNQSIIDAMDSAQLQKEGTECTLRHLQSPICRQDEQLNEEEEEIHVENRLRPEQSSEAQEGYEPNLQQQAKLDNQSHTDEKNQGETCEGILLSNVQSPVCRQDGQLQQDEAKTHVENGQWSIYLAAVLLVPVACIMLNFLNQQESEVVENKLNIFLQNFDNVQKSFPNQDEQLWKKSRIMLQKHINMTVHSEPSILMFAAAWNANETMHCLTDRIAEAYASAFNSRFLKIEGSSKKFLNSDKVKLDLDNQLTSWFGAGSKSAVIHHFQDLPPPSTLLFYKYCDHENAAFKDVSLLITVLVDEEKLDPNLSFSLLEERVYDFLMTKFSISSQTGQYNTLDIDKFSGLWSRIAHVILPVLPEKDIEKNGCKHK, from the exons TTGTCTCAGAACATAAACCTGAACAGAGATCTCAGGAGCAGAATGGTGATGAGAACAACCTGCAGCAGAAGACCAAGTTGGATAGTCAGTGTGATACTG TTGTCTCAGAACACCAACCTGAACAGAGATCTCAGGTGCAGCAAGGTGATGAGAACAACCTGCAGCAGCAGGCCAAGTTGGATAATCGAAGTGTCACTGGTGAGGGAAAGCAAG ATACCATGGGCTCTGCGCAGAAGAAGGAGGGCACGGAATGTACTTTGAGACATTTGCAATCTCCAAAATGGAGACAGGATGAACAATTAATTGTGGAAGAAGAGGAAAATCAAGTTGAAAATA GACTCAGACCTGAACAGAGATCTGATGTACTCGAAGATAATGAGCCAAACCTACAGCAGCAGGCCAAGTTGGATAATCAAAGTGACACTGATGAGGAAAATCAAG TTGTCTCAGAACACAGACCTGAACAGAGATCTCAGGGGCAGAATGGTGATGAGAACAACCTACAGCAGAAGACCAAGTTGGATAGTCAATGTGACACTG TTGTCTCAGAACACAGACCTGAACAGAGATCTCAAGAGCAGGATGGTGATGAGAACAACCTACAGCAGAAGACCAAGTTGGATAGTCAGTGTGGTACTG TTATCTCGGAACACAGATTTGAACAGAGATCTCAGGGGCAGGAAGGTGATGAGGACAACCTGCTGCAGCAGGCCATGTTGGATAATCAAAGCATCATTGGTGAGGAAATACAAG ATGCCATGGACTCTGCCCAGCTGCAGAAAGAGGGCACGGAATGTACTCTGAGACATTTGCAGTCTCCAATATGCAGACAGGATGAACAATTAAATGAGGAAGAAGAGGAAATTCATGTCGAAAATA GACTCAGACCTGAACAGAGATCTGATGTACTCGAAGATAATGAGCCGAAACTACAGCAGCAGGCCAAGTTGGATAATCAAAGTGACACTGATGAGGAAAATCAAG TTGTCTCAGAACACAGACCTGAACAGAGATCTCAGGGGCAGAATGGTGATGAGAACAACCTACAGCAGAAGACCAAGTTGGATAGTCAATCTGACACTG ATGAAACATGCGAGGGGATGTCATCATCAAATGTGCAACCTCCAAGGTCCATTCAGGATGCACAGTTACATCAGGATGAAGAGAAAAATCAAGTTGAAAATG TTGTCTCAGAACACAGACCTGAACAGAGATCTCAGGGACAGGATGCTAATGAAAACAACCTGCAGCAGAAGGCCAAGTTGGATAATCAAAGTGACACTG TTGTCTCAGAACACAGACCTGAACAGAGATCTCAAGAGCAGGATGGTGATGAGAACAACCTACAGCAGAAGACCAAGTTGGATAGTCAGTGTGGTACTG TTATCTCGGAACACAGATTTGAACAGAGATCTCAGGGGCAGGAAGGTGATGAGGACAACCTGCTGCAGCAGGCCATGTTGGATAATCAAAGCATCATTG ATGCCATGGACTCTGCCCAGCTGCAGAAAGAGGGCACGGAATGTACTCTGAGACATTTGCAGTCTCCAATATGCAGACAGGATGAACAATTAAATGAGGAAGAAGAGGAAATTCATGTCGAAAATA GACTCAGACCTGAACAGAGCTCTGAAGCACAAGAAGGTTATGAGCCGAACCTACAGCAGCAGGCCAAGTTGGATAATCAAAGTCACACTGATGAGAAAAATCAAG GTGAAACATGTGAGGGGATATTATTATCAAATGTGCAATCTCCAGTATGCAGACAGGATGGACAATTACAACAGGATGAAGCAAAAACTCACGTTGAAAATG GGCAATGGTCCATTTACTTGGCAGCAGTTTTGTTGGTTCCAGTCGCCTGTATCATGTTGAATTTTCTGAATCAGCAAGAGTCTGAAGTTGTGGAAAATAAGCTCAACATATTCTTACAGAATTTTGACAACGTGCAGAAGAGTTTTCCAAATCAAGATGAACAATTGTGGAAAAAAAGCAGGATAATGTTGCAGAAACATATTAACATGACTGTCCATTCTGAGCCATCCATTTTAATGTTTGCAGCTGcttggaatgcaaatgaaaccATGCATTGCCTCACAGACAGAATTGCTGAAGCTTATGCTtcagctttcaattccaggtttCTGAAAATTGAGGGATCTAGTAAAAAGTTTTTAAACAGCGATAAAGTGAAGCTAGATCTAGATAACCAACTAACTTCTTGGTTTGGTGCGGGTAGCAAGTCAGCTGTTATTCATCActtccaggatctgccacctccatctacccttcTATTCTACAAATATTGTGATCATGAAAATGCAGCCTTCAAGGATGTATCCCTCTTAATCACAGTTTTAGTGGATGAGGAAAAATTAGACCCAAATTTAAGCTTCAGTCTTCTGGAGGAAAGAGTCTATGATTTTCTTATGACAAAATTTTCTATCTCCAGTCAGACTGGGCAATATAATACCCTGGATATTGACAAATTCAGTGGATTGTGGAGTCGAATTGCACACGTCATATTACCCGTCCTACCTGAAAAAGATATTGAAAAGAATGGCTGCAAACATAAGTGA